The proteins below come from a single Etheostoma spectabile isolate EspeVRDwgs_2016 chromosome 4, UIUC_Espe_1.0, whole genome shotgun sequence genomic window:
- the abraa gene encoding actin-binding Rho-activating protein → MSSGGTTTVSPQEPQAFKRAVRKIKCAAMVANLAKSWQGWASEHSDKQDAIPSGWMPSSVQEVDKKERNHDVKLTVTPRVFTADGANASGSTIRTGSVTKSVQPKRSECSSSDVVNAIRGRMESGPEECKPFLGNESPTRRRQMRALQSAGGGASGLIQDRKLLLQQEKKLGSRSSSIDTEDSGLGEEAGLSDNSDARNEHGDIQPKKQTNRPKIKISTASDIKSRWQQWSEQHMEGQKLNPFSEEFDHEYAMANRLRKGDSGYGRPKDGSKTAERGDRAQKHIHREMEEMVWIIRDMGFKDKEGRIIISFGRLFDRYVKISDKVVGILLRCRKHKMLDFEGEMLWKGQDDDVIITLRD, encoded by the exons ATGAGTAGTGGTGGGACCACGACAGTTTCACCACAGGAGCCTCAGGCTTTCAAAAGGGCAGTACGGAAGATAAAATGCGCCGCTATGGTGGCCAACCTGGCCAAGAGCTGGCAGGGCTGGGCCAGTGAACACTCCGACAAGCAGGACGCCATCCCGAGTGGCTGGATGCCTTCATCTGTTCAAGAGGTAGACAAAAAAGAGCGTAACCATGACGTCAAGCTCACCGTCACCCCGCGTGTATTCACGGCTGATGGCGCCAACGCCAGTGGGAGTACGATTCGGACTGGTTCAGTGACCAAGTCTGTGCAGCCGAAACGCAGCGAGTGCAGCAGCAGCGACGTGGTCAACGCCATCCGAGGCAGGATGGAGTCGGGTCCCGAAGAGTGCAAGCCGTTCCTGGGCAACGAGTCGCCGACCCGCCGGCGCCAGATGAGGGCGCTACAGAGCGCAGGAGGAGGAGCGAGTGGACTCATCCAAGACAGGAAGCTTCTGCTCCAGCAGGAGAAGAAGCTGGGGTCGAGGAGCAGCAGTATTGACACAGAGGACAGCGGGCTGGGAGAGGAGGCCGGGCTCAGCGACAACAGCGACGCAAGAAATGAGCACGGTGACATCCAGCCCAAGAAACAGACCAACAGGCCCAAG ATTAAGATTTCCACTGCGAGTGACATCAAAAGCCGCTGGCAGCAGTGGTCTGAGCAGCACATGGAGGGCCAGAAGCTCAACCCCTTCAGCGAGGAGTTTGACCACGAGTACGCCATGGCCAATCGCCTCCGCAAGGGTGACTCGGGCTACGGGCGACCCAAAGACGGCTCCAAGACAGCCGAGAGGGGCGACAGGGcccaaaaacacatccacaggGAGATGGAGGAGATGGTGTGGATTATCAGGGACATGGGGTTTAAGGATAAAGAGGGGAGGATCATCATTTCCTTCGGCCGGCTTTTTGACCGCTACGTGAAGATCTCAGATAAGGTGGTGGGCATCTTGCTGCGCTGTCGCAAACACAAGATGCTGGACTTTGAAGGGGAGATGCTGTGGAAAGGACAGGACGACGATGTCATCATTACATTGAGGGACTGA